A genome region from Sphingomonas anseongensis includes the following:
- a CDS encoding DUF4893 domain-containing protein — protein MRVALSFLALPLACTGCSMMAPSTAVVQPAHDWRAVATDSDRARLRDWRGAFTAALAAASKSGHAADIAKEGALLNPDSAIGGPIPDGMYRCRVIKLGAKSVGMLDYVAYPYFNCRVQQKGEAQSFAKLNGSQRQVGIIFPHDQLRSVFLGTLTLGDEARATPYGVDPDRDVVGYVERIGEARWRLVMPYPHFESQLDVMELVPAS, from the coding sequence ATGCGGGTCGCTCTCTCCTTCTTGGCACTGCCGCTCGCCTGCACCGGCTGCTCGATGATGGCGCCGTCGACGGCGGTGGTTCAGCCTGCGCACGACTGGCGAGCGGTTGCTACCGACTCCGACCGTGCGCGTCTCCGCGACTGGCGGGGCGCATTCACGGCGGCGCTCGCCGCAGCGAGCAAGAGCGGTCACGCCGCCGACATCGCAAAGGAGGGCGCGCTTCTGAATCCCGACTCTGCGATCGGCGGGCCGATCCCCGACGGAATGTATCGCTGCCGGGTGATCAAGCTCGGAGCCAAGTCGGTCGGAATGCTCGACTATGTCGCTTATCCCTATTTCAACTGCCGGGTTCAGCAGAAGGGCGAAGCGCAGTCCTTCGCCAAGCTCAACGGGTCCCAGCGCCAGGTCGGGATCATCTTCCCGCACGACCAGCTCCGAAGCGTGTTCCTCGGCACATTGACGCTTGGCGATGAAGCGCGGGCGACACCATACGGCGTCGATCCCGACCGCGACGTCGTCGGCTATGTCGAGCGGATCGGCGAGGCCCGCTGGCGGCTGGTCATGCCCTACCCGCATTTCGAATCTCAGCTCGACGTGATGGAGTTGGTCCCTGCCTCTTGA
- a CDS encoding amidohydrolase — translation MKSAIAIGVAAMTLSSMAPAATIADAVQADMPQLMTLYRDLHANPELSMQEVRTPAKLAAEMRKLGFDVTEHVGKTGVVAVMKNGPGPVLLIRADMDALPVKEQTGLPFSSKVVGKLPDGTATPVMHACGHDTHITTWLATGRRLAAMKDQWSGTVVMVLQPGEELVMGAQAMLDDGLYTRFPKPQYLLAFHDAASLPAGQIGVTPGYVLANVDTVNISVKGIGGHGAYPYATKDPIVLASRIVSALQTLISRENNPLNPGVVTVGSFHAGTKSNIIPDEAKLALTVRSYTPETRKLLLDGIRRIARGEAIAAGLPDDKMPVVEIEEPSADATFNTSPFAEHLTQVFAGHFGKDRVTQPQPVMAAEDFSRYWLADKSTQSTIFWVGGVPKEKWDAANGDTTKLPSLHSPFWAPDAEAVISTATEALTVAALDVLKKG, via the coding sequence ATGAAGTCCGCGATCGCCATCGGAGTAGCCGCTATGACGCTTTCGAGCATGGCCCCCGCCGCAACCATTGCCGACGCGGTCCAGGCCGACATGCCGCAGCTGATGACGCTGTACCGCGACCTCCATGCCAACCCCGAGCTGTCGATGCAGGAGGTCCGAACACCGGCGAAGCTCGCCGCGGAAATGCGCAAGCTCGGCTTCGACGTCACCGAACATGTCGGCAAGACAGGCGTAGTCGCGGTGATGAAGAACGGCCCCGGCCCGGTACTCCTGATCCGCGCCGACATGGATGCGCTCCCGGTCAAGGAGCAGACCGGCCTTCCCTTCTCGTCGAAGGTCGTCGGCAAGCTGCCGGACGGCACGGCAACTCCGGTGATGCACGCCTGCGGACATGACACCCACATTACGACCTGGCTCGCCACGGGCCGTCGGCTGGCGGCGATGAAGGATCAGTGGTCGGGCACGGTCGTCATGGTCCTGCAGCCCGGCGAGGAGCTGGTGATGGGCGCCCAGGCGATGCTCGACGACGGACTCTACACGCGCTTCCCCAAGCCCCAATATCTCCTCGCCTTCCACGACGCCGCGTCGCTTCCCGCCGGACAGATCGGGGTGACTCCAGGCTATGTGCTGGCGAACGTCGACACGGTGAACATCTCCGTCAAAGGCATCGGCGGCCACGGCGCTTATCCTTATGCGACCAAGGATCCGATCGTCCTCGCGTCGCGCATCGTCAGCGCGCTTCAGACGCTGATCAGCCGCGAGAACAACCCGCTCAATCCCGGCGTGGTGACAGTCGGGAGCTTCCATGCGGGGACCAAGAGCAACATCATTCCGGACGAGGCCAAGCTCGCGCTGACGGTGCGCAGCTACACACCCGAGACCCGCAAGCTCCTTCTCGACGGCATCCGACGGATCGCCCGCGGTGAAGCGATCGCGGCCGGGCTTCCGGACGACAAGATGCCCGTCGTCGAGATCGAAGAGCCTTCGGCCGACGCGACGTTCAACACCTCGCCGTTTGCCGAACATTTGACTCAGGTGTTCGCCGGCCATTTCGGCAAGGACCGGGTGACCCAGCCGCAACCGGTGATGGCGGCGGAAGACTTCAGTCGCTACTGGCTCGCCGACAAGTCCACTCAGAGCACCATCTTCTGGGTGGGAGGAGTGCCCAAGGAAAAGTGGGACGCGGCGAACGGCGACACGACCAAGCTGCCCTCCCTGCACAGCCCCTTTTGGGCGCCGGACGCGGAGGCGGTGATTTCGACGGCGACGGAAGCGCTGACCGTTGCCGCGCTCGACGTGCTCAAGAAGGGCTAA
- a CDS encoding aldo/keto reductase: protein MVSKRPIGSSGIEVASLALGGNVFGWTADEETSFAILDAFVNAGGTMIDTADVYTAWVPGHSGGESEGVIGRWLKRDPSKRDKVVIATKVGFLEGLAPDKIAAACDASLERLGIERIDLYYQHKDDETVPLADSLGAFERLVEAGKIRAIGLSQFTAERLDEALETSRRLELTPVSALQPWYNLVERAKFEDGLRDVAVRNGLAVFPFYSLANGFLTGKYRSQDDLTKSVRGMRNVEYLEGRGMRVLQVLDEVAAETGAALATVTLAWTMVQPAITAPIASATSMEQLGELLAALQLQLTPDQIARLDAASA from the coding sequence ATGGTCAGCAAGCGCCCGATCGGAAGCAGCGGAATCGAGGTGGCGTCGCTGGCGCTGGGTGGAAACGTGTTCGGCTGGACCGCGGACGAGGAGACCAGCTTCGCCATCCTCGACGCCTTCGTCAATGCCGGCGGAACGATGATCGACACTGCCGACGTCTATACGGCGTGGGTGCCCGGCCACAGCGGGGGCGAGAGCGAAGGCGTGATCGGCCGCTGGCTGAAGCGCGACCCGTCGAAACGCGACAAGGTGGTGATCGCGACGAAGGTCGGGTTCCTGGAAGGCCTCGCTCCGGACAAGATCGCGGCGGCCTGCGACGCCTCGCTAGAGAGGCTCGGGATCGAGCGGATCGACCTCTATTACCAGCACAAGGACGATGAGACTGTCCCGCTCGCCGACAGCCTCGGCGCTTTCGAGCGGCTCGTCGAAGCGGGCAAGATACGCGCGATTGGCCTGTCGCAGTTCACTGCCGAGCGGCTCGACGAAGCGCTCGAAACGTCGCGGCGGCTGGAGCTCACTCCGGTTAGTGCGCTCCAGCCCTGGTACAATCTCGTCGAGCGGGCGAAGTTCGAGGACGGGCTGCGCGACGTCGCCGTCCGCAACGGCCTCGCCGTCTTCCCCTTCTACAGCCTCGCCAACGGCTTCCTCACCGGCAAGTACCGCTCGCAGGACGATCTGACGAAGTCGGTCCGCGGAATGCGCAACGTCGAATATCTGGAAGGCCGAGGAATGCGCGTTCTCCAGGTACTCGACGAAGTGGCCGCGGAAACGGGGGCTGCGCTTGCCACCGTCACCCTCGCCTGGACGATGGTCCAGCCGGCGATCACGGCGCCGATCGCGAGCGCGACGAGCATGGAGCAGCTCGGCGAGTTGCTCGCGGCGCTTCAGCTCCAGCTGACGCCGGATCAGATCGCGCGCCTCGACGCCGCAAGCGCTTAA
- the prsK gene encoding XrtA/PEP-CTERM system histidine kinase PrsK: MSALISFWSHALGATMFASLLVWRLFAGARQPGHRLLLGGFALTACWSWLAAIGPNSGLAHYAETARNLVWVGLLYSLYTSSEGRQQGVRLVYGAVSAVLGMEFVTSTLLIVGPSAAVEQTARILGITAAAGSLVLVHNLYGQAAPSSRPNIRFAMLALALSWVYDLNYYTIAYIDPASATGLGDWRGLAVALTGPLFALAARHEDDWRIRLSRAATFQSLSLLAICAYFAVMAVLATALRGTGGDWLRSLSAGLLAVMVVGAMVLVPSPRARSWAKVKIAKHFFEHRYDYRTEWLRFTDTLGASGADARPLGERVIKAFADVLDAPGGLLLERDSSGAFVTGAEWNWHGRGPAGLDAASADAFWDEISSSGRILELDAARGGWGGAPETVAIPAWMVDDPDAWIGVPLIHKERAVGLVLLAAPEYRRPLDWEDFDLIRTAGRQAASSLAEAQGQRALSNAQRFEEFNRRFAFILHDIKNLVSQLSLLTRNAERHADNADFRADMIATLKSSTEKMTDLLARLSPQATARSQKLHPQPLRDIVTAAIAGRRAIHEIKLLGDCGEWVAVDAPALDQAIGHLLQNAIDASPRNEPVTVRVGRSAEEVRILISDKGSGMDADFVRSRLFQPFVSTKESGFGIGAFEARSLIASMGGRISVESRPGQGTTFTIHLPAAESPPELQRKIA, from the coding sequence ATGTCCGCGCTAATCTCCTTCTGGAGCCACGCGCTCGGCGCCACCATGTTCGCCTCGCTTCTCGTGTGGCGGCTGTTCGCGGGCGCTCGCCAGCCGGGCCACCGGCTGCTCCTCGGAGGATTCGCGCTGACCGCCTGCTGGTCGTGGCTCGCGGCCATCGGCCCGAATAGCGGCCTTGCCCATTATGCGGAAACCGCGCGCAACCTCGTGTGGGTCGGCCTCCTCTACAGCCTCTACACCTCCAGCGAGGGGCGCCAGCAGGGCGTGCGGCTGGTCTATGGCGCTGTGTCGGCCGTGCTGGGCATGGAGTTCGTCACTTCGACGCTTCTCATCGTCGGGCCGAGCGCCGCAGTCGAGCAGACCGCGCGCATCCTCGGCATCACCGCGGCCGCGGGATCGTTGGTGCTGGTCCACAATCTCTACGGCCAGGCGGCGCCGTCGAGCCGTCCGAACATCCGCTTCGCCATGCTCGCGCTGGCGCTCAGCTGGGTTTACGACCTCAATTACTACACCATCGCCTACATCGACCCGGCGTCTGCGACCGGCCTCGGCGACTGGCGCGGCCTTGCAGTCGCACTGACCGGCCCATTGTTCGCGCTTGCCGCACGTCACGAAGACGATTGGCGGATCCGCCTTTCCAGGGCAGCGACCTTCCAGTCGCTCTCCCTGCTCGCGATCTGCGCTTATTTCGCGGTGATGGCCGTGCTCGCCACGGCGCTTCGCGGCACCGGCGGCGACTGGCTTCGCTCGCTTTCGGCAGGACTGCTCGCAGTCATGGTCGTTGGCGCGATGGTGCTCGTCCCGAGCCCGCGCGCGCGAAGCTGGGCGAAGGTCAAGATTGCCAAACATTTCTTCGAGCATCGTTATGACTACCGCACCGAATGGCTCCGCTTCACCGATACGCTTGGAGCGTCGGGGGCCGACGCCCGGCCGCTCGGCGAGCGTGTCATCAAGGCGTTCGCTGACGTTCTCGACGCTCCCGGCGGCCTTCTTCTCGAGCGCGATTCCTCCGGCGCGTTCGTCACCGGTGCCGAGTGGAACTGGCATGGCCGAGGCCCAGCCGGTCTGGACGCCGCCTCCGCCGACGCATTCTGGGACGAAATCTCCAGCAGCGGCAGGATCCTCGAACTCGACGCCGCGCGCGGTGGCTGGGGTGGAGCTCCAGAAACGGTGGCAATCCCGGCGTGGATGGTCGACGATCCCGACGCGTGGATCGGCGTTCCGCTGATCCACAAGGAGCGCGCCGTCGGACTCGTCCTGCTCGCAGCGCCCGAATACCGCCGCCCGCTGGACTGGGAAGACTTCGACCTCATCCGCACCGCCGGACGGCAGGCCGCGAGCTCGCTGGCGGAGGCCCAGGGGCAGCGCGCCCTTTCGAACGCGCAGCGGTTCGAGGAATTCAACCGTCGCTTCGCCTTCATCCTGCACGACATCAAAAACCTCGTCAGCCAGCTTTCGCTCCTGACCCGCAACGCGGAGCGCCACGCCGACAATGCCGATTTCCGCGCCGACATGATCGCGACCCTTAAGAGCTCGACCGAGAAGATGACGGACCTGCTTGCCCGGCTTTCACCCCAGGCGACTGCCCGCTCGCAGAAGCTTCACCCACAGCCGCTCCGCGACATCGTCACGGCTGCAATCGCCGGACGGCGCGCTATCCACGAGATCAAGCTCCTCGGCGACTGCGGCGAGTGGGTGGCGGTAGACGCGCCTGCGCTCGACCAGGCGATCGGCCACTTGCTCCAGAACGCAATCGACGCCAGCCCGCGGAACGAGCCGGTGACGGTCAGGGTCGGCCGCTCCGCCGAAGAGGTGAGGATCCTCATCAGCGACAAGGGCTCGGGAATGGACGCCGACTTCGTGCGAAGCCGGCTGTTCCAGCCATTCGTCTCTACAAAAGAGAGCGGCTTCGGGATCGGCGCATTCGAGGCGCGCTCGCTCATCGCGAGCATGGGCGGGCGAATCAGCGTCGAGAGCCGCCCTGGCCAGGGCACTACTTTCACCATCCACCTTCCGGCGGCCGAATCCCCGCCGGAACTACAGCGGAAGATCGCATGA
- the prsR gene encoding PEP-CTERM-box response regulator transcription factor produces the protein MSNESDLPVLLVVEDDEGLQRQLRWAYDGYRVVSATDRASAVEALRLHEPAVVTLDLGLPPDPDGTDEGFATLRDIVELKPDTKIIVASGHGARESAMKAIAFGAYDFYRKPIDIDELGLIVARAFHLHGIEDENRRLEKSGGSTVLGSIITAAPEMLKVGRTIERVASTNVSVMLLGASGTGKELLARAVHDQSDRKSGPFVAINCAAIPENLLEAELFGYERGAFTGAVKTNVGKIELAEGGTLFLDEVGDIPLPLQVKLLRFLQERVIERIGGRQQIAVDTRIVCATHQKLEEMISDGRFREDLYYRLAEVVVKIPSLADRAGDAVLLARHFVNRFAREMNTKVQGISPDALAAIDGYSWPGNVRELENRIKRAVIMADGKLVTAADLDLSGNAPDGEDMLINLRAARETADRKAIRQALSRTDNNISGAAKLLGISRPTLYDLLKQYQLTA, from the coding sequence ATGAGCAACGAATCCGACCTCCCAGTCCTGCTCGTCGTCGAGGATGACGAGGGCCTGCAGCGCCAGCTTAGGTGGGCCTATGACGGCTATCGGGTCGTCTCGGCCACCGACCGCGCCTCCGCGGTCGAGGCGCTCCGCCTCCACGAGCCGGCTGTCGTTACTCTCGACCTCGGGCTTCCGCCCGACCCGGACGGTACCGACGAGGGCTTCGCAACCCTTCGCGACATCGTCGAGCTGAAGCCCGACACCAAGATCATCGTCGCGTCGGGCCACGGCGCCCGCGAAAGCGCGATGAAGGCAATCGCGTTCGGGGCCTATGATTTCTACCGGAAACCGATCGACATCGACGAACTCGGCCTGATCGTGGCGCGCGCTTTTCACCTCCACGGCATCGAGGACGAGAACCGGCGCCTTGAGAAATCGGGCGGATCGACGGTGCTCGGATCGATCATCACCGCCGCCCCTGAGATGCTCAAGGTCGGCCGGACGATCGAGCGGGTCGCCTCTACGAATGTGTCCGTGATGCTCCTCGGCGCGAGCGGCACCGGCAAGGAGCTTCTCGCGCGGGCCGTCCACGACCAGAGCGACCGCAAGTCGGGGCCGTTCGTCGCCATCAACTGCGCGGCGATCCCCGAGAACCTGCTCGAGGCCGAGCTGTTCGGATACGAGCGGGGCGCGTTCACCGGCGCGGTCAAGACCAACGTCGGCAAGATCGAGCTTGCCGAGGGCGGCACCCTGTTCCTCGACGAGGTCGGGGACATTCCGCTTCCGCTCCAGGTCAAGCTCCTCCGCTTCCTCCAGGAACGGGTGATCGAGCGCATCGGCGGACGGCAGCAGATCGCCGTCGATACGCGCATCGTCTGCGCGACCCATCAGAAGCTCGAGGAGATGATCTCCGACGGCCGCTTCCGCGAGGACCTCTATTACCGGCTCGCCGAAGTCGTCGTGAAGATCCCGTCGCTCGCCGATCGCGCGGGCGATGCGGTCCTTCTCGCCCGCCATTTCGTCAACCGCTTCGCCCGGGAGATGAACACCAAGGTTCAGGGCATTTCGCCCGACGCCCTTGCGGCGATCGATGGTTACAGCTGGCCGGGCAACGTCCGCGAGTTGGAGAACCGCATCAAGCGCGCCGTGATAATGGCCGACGGCAAGCTGGTCACCGCCGCGGATCTGGATCTTTCCGGCAACGCGCCAGATGGCGAAGACATGCTGATCAACCTTCGAGCCGCCCGCGAGACGGCCGACCGCAAAGCGATCCGCCAGGCGCTGAGCCGCACCGACAACAATATTTCGGGGGCTGCGAAGCTTCTCGGGATCAGCCGGCCGACTCTCTACGACCTGCTCAAGCAGTATCAGCTGACGGCTTAA
- a CDS encoding undecaprenyl-diphosphate phosphatase has product MPVLLIAIILGIVEGVTEFLPVSSTGHLILATELLGFDANRWAAFNVIIQLGAILAIVVLYWRTFWAVLEGLFGGQKMSWLFVRNVLIGFLPSAILGFLLINNIEALLGNAMVVALALILGGVAILVIEKTVKPGNIIGVSEMPMGRVLGIGLIQCLSMIPGVSRSGATILGGLSLGVERRTAAEFSFFLAIPTMAGATTLELVKHHDALLAGSAQVGFGTVAVGFIVSFVTAIVVVKAFVHYISKHGFGPFAWYRIIAGGAALVWIAMR; this is encoded by the coding sequence ATGCCGGTCCTGCTGATTGCGATCATCCTCGGCATCGTCGAGGGCGTGACCGAATTCCTTCCGGTGTCCTCGACGGGACACCTGATCCTGGCGACCGAGCTTCTCGGTTTCGATGCGAACCGCTGGGCGGCGTTCAACGTGATCATCCAGCTGGGCGCGATCCTGGCGATCGTGGTGCTTTACTGGCGCACCTTCTGGGCGGTGCTCGAAGGCCTGTTCGGCGGGCAGAAGATGTCTTGGTTGTTCGTCCGCAACGTGCTGATCGGATTCCTGCCCTCGGCTATCCTCGGGTTCCTTCTGATCAACAATATCGAGGCGCTGCTCGGCAATGCGATGGTGGTCGCCCTGGCCCTGATCCTCGGCGGCGTCGCGATCCTCGTCATCGAGAAGACGGTGAAGCCCGGCAATATTATCGGCGTCTCCGAAATGCCGATGGGACGCGTGCTCGGGATCGGCCTGATCCAGTGCCTGTCCATGATTCCGGGAGTCAGCCGCTCGGGAGCTACGATCCTCGGCGGCCTGTCGCTTGGAGTCGAGCGGCGGACCGCAGCCGAGTTCAGCTTCTTCCTCGCGATTCCGACGATGGCGGGCGCCACGACGCTGGAGCTGGTCAAGCATCACGACGCCCTTCTGGCCGGGAGCGCCCAAGTCGGCTTCGGCACAGTTGCGGTCGGTTTCATCGTCAGCTTCGTGACTGCCATCGTCGTCGTGAAGGCGTTCGTCCACTACATCTCGAAGCACGGCTTCGGCCCGTTCGCCTGGTACCGGATCATCGCCGGTGGGGCGGCCCTCGTCTGGATCGCAATGCGCTGA
- a CDS encoding complex I NDUFA9 subunit family protein yields MLNADSRIVTVFGGGGFIGRYVCEQLFKQDVRVRVACRDPRSAYFLQPLAPVGALGLVHADVANRDSVRAAVNGASAVINLVGTFSGSLQATHVDGARNIAEAVRDLGAGSLVHVSAIGADSSADSVYGRTKGEGEEAVRGAFPNATIIRPSIVFGPEDDLTNRLAALSRLPLLPVVAAKRRFQPVYVKDIAKAIAMAALDPRSFGGRTFEIGGPKVMTMEDIYATAARAAGREPELLDLPNFASALLSMFGFLPGAPLTRDQWKMLQSDNLPAKKAEGLEAFGIEPAALEAVAPDWLERFRQGGRWAGRAVQQAA; encoded by the coding sequence ATGCTCAACGCGGATTCTCGCATCGTCACGGTGTTCGGCGGGGGCGGTTTCATCGGCCGCTACGTGTGCGAACAGCTGTTCAAGCAAGATGTTCGGGTCCGGGTCGCCTGCCGCGATCCGAGAAGCGCCTATTTCCTCCAGCCGCTGGCCCCCGTCGGAGCGCTGGGCCTCGTGCATGCCGACGTCGCAAACCGGGATTCGGTGCGGGCGGCGGTCAATGGCGCATCGGCGGTCATCAACCTTGTCGGAACGTTCAGCGGCTCGCTTCAGGCAACCCATGTCGACGGCGCCCGCAACATAGCCGAGGCCGTGCGCGACCTTGGCGCCGGCTCGCTGGTCCATGTGTCAGCGATCGGAGCCGACAGTTCGGCCGATTCGGTCTACGGCCGGACGAAGGGGGAAGGCGAGGAAGCCGTTCGCGGCGCCTTTCCCAATGCCACCATCATCCGCCCGTCGATCGTCTTCGGACCCGAGGACGATCTCACCAACCGCCTGGCGGCCCTGTCGCGGCTGCCGCTGCTTCCGGTGGTCGCCGCCAAGCGGCGGTTCCAGCCGGTCTATGTGAAGGACATCGCAAAGGCGATCGCTATGGCCGCGCTCGATCCTCGCTCGTTCGGCGGCAGGACCTTCGAGATCGGCGGACCGAAGGTCATGACGATGGAGGACATCTATGCGACCGCGGCGCGCGCTGCCGGCCGGGAGCCGGAGCTCCTCGACCTTCCCAATTTCGCTTCCGCTTTGCTGTCGATGTTCGGCTTCCTTCCTGGGGCGCCGCTGACCCGCGACCAGTGGAAAATGCTCCAGAGCGACAACTTGCCCGCGAAGAAGGCCGAAGGGCTGGAAGCGTTCGGGATCGAGCCCGCGGCGCTGGAAGCCGTGGCCCCGGACTGGCTCGAGCGTTTTCGCCAAGGCGGCCGCTGGGCGGGCCGCGCCGTGCAGCAAGCCGCCTGA